The following are from one region of the Periophthalmus magnuspinnatus isolate fPerMag1 chromosome 5, fPerMag1.2.pri, whole genome shotgun sequence genome:
- the cand2 gene encoding cullin-associated NEDD8-dissociated protein 2 isoform X2, which translates to MSNVSYHISNLLEKMTSTDKDFRFMATNDLMLELQKDSIKLDEDSERKVVTMLLRLLEDKNGEVQNLAVKCLAPLVSKVKEPQVETMVDTLCSNMMSDKEQLRDISSMGLKTVIAELPLSTTGVNLTTGVCKKITSQLIGAMGKQEDVSVQLEALDILSDMLGRLSGALVSFHGSLLSSLLPQLTSPRMAVRKRSILALGHLVPSCSPALFSQLTEHLMMELSKAPPTSMSRTYIQCLATVSRQGGHRVGEHLEKLIPMVVKLTSVEDDELREYCFQAFEAFIRRCPKEMSPHISTVTQLCLKFMTYDPNYNYDDEEEEDSMDIEDGFGEESDDEYSDDDDMSWKVRRSSIKCLEALIHTRRDLLLSFYSSLCPALLARFKEREENVRADVFSAFSTLLRQTRVGSSHVGLITEQGTAREEEPTFAMLKKQVPVIVKVLHKQLKDKSLKSRQGCFSVLTELAHTVPGALEEHIPALIPGIVFSLTDKSTSSTMRIDALSFFHVLLVSHPPQAFQPHMQVLLPPVVACVEDSFYKITSEALLVTQQLVKVMRPLDKNTAGGFDPKPFVKEVFSSTLKRLKATDIDQEVKERAISCMGHMVCHLGDHLGAELKGVLSIFLERLKNEITRLTTVRTFTLITSSPLKIDLSSILPEALSVLGSFLRKNQRTLKLGTLACLTALVTHQTSSIKPAALEPVLSELPLLVDESDMHVSQLSITLLTCMTKACPSSLAKISSSVLPGVFKLVHSPLLQGGALAAILDFLQALVLSKTSNLGFSQLLKSLMEPFHSPQCLSDIHRQSYHSVARCVAALCSVCSKDTPGTVSSLIQQVKSHNSPESARVLAVLCLGEVGRSGSLGGSKEVQAVILEAFSSSSEEVKTAASCALGSMAVGSLNDYLPFMLKEIASQPKRQYLLLHSLKEVISACPARSLFPHLESIWALLFQNAQCPEEGTRNLIAECLGKLTLVNPDQLLPRLKKQLTGGSALARSTVVTAVKFTIIDQPTAIDTLLKDSIGDFLATLKDEDINVRRVALVMFNSAAHNKPSLIRGLLPKVLPHLYQATQIRKDLIREVEMGPFKHKVDDGLDVRKAAFECMYTLLDSCLEGLDVLQFLDHVEEGLKDHYDIRMLTFLMLARLASLCPAGVLQRLDRLVEPLKATCTTKVKAGSVKQEFEKQEELRRSAMRAVAALLAVPEVERSPSMAEFANLIHTNADMASIYQSVQGGDAPGLSPAEGMDLD; encoded by the exons ATGTCGAATGTCTCCTACCACATCTCCAACTTACTGGAGAAAATGACCTCCACTGATAAAGATTTTAG GTTCATGGCCACCAATGACTTGATGCTGGAGCTGCAGAAGGATAGCATCAAACTGGACGAGGACAGTGAAAGGAAGGTGGTGACTATGCTGCTCAGGCTTCTGGAAGACAAGAATGGAGAGGTGCAGAACCTGGCTGTCAAATG CTTGGCTCCTCTGGTGAGTAAGGTGAAGGAGCCCCAGGTGGAAACGATGGTGGACACTCTCTGCTCAAACATGATGTCCGATAAAGAGCAGCTCCGAGACATCTCCAGTATGGGCCTGAAGACTGTCATCGCAGAGCTCCCCCTCTCTACAACAG GTGTGAACCTGACAACTGGAGTGTGCAAGAAAATCACCTCTCAGTTGATTGGAGCCATGGGAAAGCAGGAGGATGTGTCAGTCCAGTTGGAGGCTCTGGACATTCTCTCAGACATGTTGGGAAG GTTAAGTGGCGCATTGGTCAGTTTCCATGGATCTTTACTGTCTAGCCTGCTTCCGCAG TTAACTAGCCCCAGAATGGCGGTGAGGAAGCGCTCCATTTTGGCTCTCGGTCATCTGGTGCCCTCCTGTAGCCCCGCCCTCTTCTCTCAGCTGACCGAACACCTGATGATGGAGCTGTCCAAGGCCCCACCCACCTCCATGTCCCGAACCTACATCCAGTGCCTCGCTACAGTCAGTCGCCAGGGGGGACATCGAGTTG GTGAACATTTAGAGAAGCTAATCCCTATGGTAGTGAAACTGACCAGTGTGGAGGATGACGAGCTCCGAGAGTACTGTTTCCAGGCATTTGAAGCTTTCATCAGGAG atGTCCAAAAGAAATGTCACCGCACATCTCCACGGTGACACAGCTGTGTCTAAAGTTCATGACCTATGACCCCAACTATAACTATgacgatgaagaggaggaggacagtaTGGATATAGAGGATGGCTTTGGTGAAG AGTCAGACGATGAGTACAGTGACGATGATGATATGAGCTGGAAAGTGCGGCGTTCCTCCATCAAGTGTCTGGAGGCTCTGATCCACACCAGAAGAGACCTGCTCCTGTCCTTCTACTCCTCCCTCTGCCCCGCCCTGCTCGCACGCttcaaggagagagaggagaatgtACGCGCAGATGTCTTCTCCGCCTTCTCCACTCTCCTCAGGCAAACTCGAGTGGGGAGCAGCCATGTTGGACTGATAACCGAGCAGGGGacagcgagagaggaggagccgACTTTTGCTATGTTGAAGAAGCAG GTGCCAGTGATAGTGAAAGTTCTGCACAAACAGCTAAAAGACAAGAGTCTGAAGTCTCGACAGGGCTGTTTCTCTGTCCTGACTGAACTGGCCCACACTGTACCAGGAGCACTGGAAGAACACATCCCTGCTCTCATACCTG GCATAGTCTTCTCCCTGACAGACAagtccacctcctccaccatgAGGATTGATGCTCTGTCATTCTTCCACGTCCTTCTGGTGTCCCATCCTCCACAGGCCTTCCAACCACACATGCAG GTGCTGTTACCCCCGGTGGTAGCTTGTGTAGAAGACTCCTTTTATAAGATCACCTCAGAGGCTCTCCTGGTCACACAGCAGCTAGTTAAAGTAATGAGGCCGCTGGACAAGAACACTGCTGGAGGATTCGACCCCAAGCCATTTGTCAAAGAG GTCTTCTCCTCAACATTGAAAAGGCTAAAAGCTACAGACATCGACCAGGAAGTGAAAGAGCGGGCTATTTCCTGCATGGGTCACATGGTCTGTCACCTGGGTGACCACCTGGGGGCAGAGCTAAAGGGTGTCCTTAGCATTTTTTTGGAGAGGCTGAAGAATGAAATCACAAGACTGACCACAGTGCGGACCTTCACCCTGATCACATCATCTCCACTCAAG ATTGACTTATCCTCCATTTTGCCTGAAGCCTTGTCAGTGCTGGGCTCTTTCTTGCGTAAAAACCAGAGAACACTCAAGTTGGGGACGTTGGCGTGTTTAACTGCTTTAGTCACACATCAAACCTCCAGCATCAAACCTGCAGCACTGGAGCCAGTCCTGAGTGAACTGCCCCTTCTAGTGGATGAGAGCGACATGCACGTGTCTCAG TTGTCCATCACTCTGCTGACCTGTATGACCAAAgcctgcccctcctctctggCAAAGAtcagctcctctgtgctccctgGAGTCTTCAAACTGGTCCACTCCCCACTGCTTCAAGGAGGAGCactggcagccattttggacTTCCTCCAGGCTCTGGTGCTTTCCAAAACAAGTAACCTCGGATTTAG TCAGCTGCTGAAGTCCCTGATGGAGCCCTTCCACAGTCCCCAGTGCCTGTCAGACATCCACAGACAGTCGTACCACTCTGTCGCCCGCTGTGTGGCTGCGCTGTGCTCTGTCTGCTCCAAAGACACACCAGGGACAGTCTCCAGCCTCATACAACAG GTGAAGAGCCACAATTCCCCGGAGTCGGCTCGGGTCCTGGCCGTGCTGTGTCTGGGGGAGGTGGGGAGGAGCGGCAGTCTGGGAGGCAGTAAGGAAGTCCAGGCAGTCATCCTAGAggccttctcctcctccagtgaAGAG GTAAAGACTGCAGCGTCCTGTGCTCTAGGCAGCATGGCAGTGGGCAGTTTGAATGACTACCTCCCCTTCATGTTAAAAGAGATTGCCTCACAGCCAAAGAGACAGTACCTGCTGCTCCACTCACTCAAAGAGGTCATCAG tgcttGTCCAGCCCGCAGCCTCTTCCCACACTTGGAGTCCATCTGGGCCCTGTTATTTCAGAACGCCCAGTGTCCAGAGGAGGGAACCAGGAACCTCATAGCTGAGTGCCTGGGAAAGCTCACTTTGGTCAACCCGGATCAGCTCCTTCCCAGACTCAAAAAGCAACTCACGGGAG GATCTGCTCTAGCCCGTAGCACAGTGGTAACAGCTGTAAAATTCACTATTATTGACCAACCCACGGCCATTGACACACTGCTGAAGGACTCCATAG GGGACTTTTTAGCTACTCTTAAAGATGAGGATATCAATGTGCGGCGCGTGGCTTTGGTCATGTTCAACTCTGCAGCTCATAATAAACCGTCTCTCATTCGGGGGCTCCTGCCAAAGGTTCTGCCCCATCTGTACCAAGCGACACAGATCAGAAAGGACCTGATTAGAGAG GTGGAGATGGGTCCATTCAAACACAAAGTAGACGATGGCCTGGACGTCCGTAAAGCAGCGTTCGAGTGCATGTACACCCTGTTGGACAGCTGCCTCGAAGggctggatgtactgcagtttcTGGACCACGTAGAGGAAGGACTCAAAGACCATTATGACATCAGG ATGTTGACCTTCTTGATGCTGGCAAGACTAGCCTCCCTGTGCCCTGCTGGTGTTTTACAACGATTAGACCGATTGGTGGAGCCACTGAAGGCCACATGCACAACAAag
- the cand2 gene encoding cullin-associated NEDD8-dissociated protein 2 isoform X1 has product MSNVSYHISNLLEKMTSTDKDFRFMATNDLMLELQKDSIKLDEDSERKVVTMLLRLLEDKNGEVQNLAVKCLAPLVSKVKEPQVETMVDTLCSNMMSDKEQLRDISSMGLKTVIAELPLSTTGTFKYIFVHSGSSKAILIWTFISLGVNLTTGVCKKITSQLIGAMGKQEDVSVQLEALDILSDMLGRLSGALVSFHGSLLSSLLPQLTSPRMAVRKRSILALGHLVPSCSPALFSQLTEHLMMELSKAPPTSMSRTYIQCLATVSRQGGHRVGEHLEKLIPMVVKLTSVEDDELREYCFQAFEAFIRRCPKEMSPHISTVTQLCLKFMTYDPNYNYDDEEEEDSMDIEDGFGEESDDEYSDDDDMSWKVRRSSIKCLEALIHTRRDLLLSFYSSLCPALLARFKEREENVRADVFSAFSTLLRQTRVGSSHVGLITEQGTAREEEPTFAMLKKQVPVIVKVLHKQLKDKSLKSRQGCFSVLTELAHTVPGALEEHIPALIPGIVFSLTDKSTSSTMRIDALSFFHVLLVSHPPQAFQPHMQVLLPPVVACVEDSFYKITSEALLVTQQLVKVMRPLDKNTAGGFDPKPFVKEVFSSTLKRLKATDIDQEVKERAISCMGHMVCHLGDHLGAELKGVLSIFLERLKNEITRLTTVRTFTLITSSPLKIDLSSILPEALSVLGSFLRKNQRTLKLGTLACLTALVTHQTSSIKPAALEPVLSELPLLVDESDMHVSQLSITLLTCMTKACPSSLAKISSSVLPGVFKLVHSPLLQGGALAAILDFLQALVLSKTSNLGFSQLLKSLMEPFHSPQCLSDIHRQSYHSVARCVAALCSVCSKDTPGTVSSLIQQVKSHNSPESARVLAVLCLGEVGRSGSLGGSKEVQAVILEAFSSSSEEVKTAASCALGSMAVGSLNDYLPFMLKEIASQPKRQYLLLHSLKEVISACPARSLFPHLESIWALLFQNAQCPEEGTRNLIAECLGKLTLVNPDQLLPRLKKQLTGGSALARSTVVTAVKFTIIDQPTAIDTLLKDSIGDFLATLKDEDINVRRVALVMFNSAAHNKPSLIRGLLPKVLPHLYQATQIRKDLIREVEMGPFKHKVDDGLDVRKAAFECMYTLLDSCLEGLDVLQFLDHVEEGLKDHYDIRMLTFLMLARLASLCPAGVLQRLDRLVEPLKATCTTKVKAGSVKQEFEKQEELRRSAMRAVAALLAVPEVERSPSMAEFANLIHTNADMASIYQSVQGGDAPGLSPAEGMDLD; this is encoded by the exons ATGTCGAATGTCTCCTACCACATCTCCAACTTACTGGAGAAAATGACCTCCACTGATAAAGATTTTAG GTTCATGGCCACCAATGACTTGATGCTGGAGCTGCAGAAGGATAGCATCAAACTGGACGAGGACAGTGAAAGGAAGGTGGTGACTATGCTGCTCAGGCTTCTGGAAGACAAGAATGGAGAGGTGCAGAACCTGGCTGTCAAATG CTTGGCTCCTCTGGTGAGTAAGGTGAAGGAGCCCCAGGTGGAAACGATGGTGGACACTCTCTGCTCAAACATGATGTCCGATAAAGAGCAGCTCCGAGACATCTCCAGTATGGGCCTGAAGACTGTCATCGCAGAGCTCCCCCTCTCTACAACAGgtacttttaaatacatttttgttcattcGGGATCTTCCAAAGCTATTCTCATTTGGACATTTATATCTTTAGGTGTGAACCTGACAACTGGAGTGTGCAAGAAAATCACCTCTCAGTTGATTGGAGCCATGGGAAAGCAGGAGGATGTGTCAGTCCAGTTGGAGGCTCTGGACATTCTCTCAGACATGTTGGGAAG GTTAAGTGGCGCATTGGTCAGTTTCCATGGATCTTTACTGTCTAGCCTGCTTCCGCAG TTAACTAGCCCCAGAATGGCGGTGAGGAAGCGCTCCATTTTGGCTCTCGGTCATCTGGTGCCCTCCTGTAGCCCCGCCCTCTTCTCTCAGCTGACCGAACACCTGATGATGGAGCTGTCCAAGGCCCCACCCACCTCCATGTCCCGAACCTACATCCAGTGCCTCGCTACAGTCAGTCGCCAGGGGGGACATCGAGTTG GTGAACATTTAGAGAAGCTAATCCCTATGGTAGTGAAACTGACCAGTGTGGAGGATGACGAGCTCCGAGAGTACTGTTTCCAGGCATTTGAAGCTTTCATCAGGAG atGTCCAAAAGAAATGTCACCGCACATCTCCACGGTGACACAGCTGTGTCTAAAGTTCATGACCTATGACCCCAACTATAACTATgacgatgaagaggaggaggacagtaTGGATATAGAGGATGGCTTTGGTGAAG AGTCAGACGATGAGTACAGTGACGATGATGATATGAGCTGGAAAGTGCGGCGTTCCTCCATCAAGTGTCTGGAGGCTCTGATCCACACCAGAAGAGACCTGCTCCTGTCCTTCTACTCCTCCCTCTGCCCCGCCCTGCTCGCACGCttcaaggagagagaggagaatgtACGCGCAGATGTCTTCTCCGCCTTCTCCACTCTCCTCAGGCAAACTCGAGTGGGGAGCAGCCATGTTGGACTGATAACCGAGCAGGGGacagcgagagaggaggagccgACTTTTGCTATGTTGAAGAAGCAG GTGCCAGTGATAGTGAAAGTTCTGCACAAACAGCTAAAAGACAAGAGTCTGAAGTCTCGACAGGGCTGTTTCTCTGTCCTGACTGAACTGGCCCACACTGTACCAGGAGCACTGGAAGAACACATCCCTGCTCTCATACCTG GCATAGTCTTCTCCCTGACAGACAagtccacctcctccaccatgAGGATTGATGCTCTGTCATTCTTCCACGTCCTTCTGGTGTCCCATCCTCCACAGGCCTTCCAACCACACATGCAG GTGCTGTTACCCCCGGTGGTAGCTTGTGTAGAAGACTCCTTTTATAAGATCACCTCAGAGGCTCTCCTGGTCACACAGCAGCTAGTTAAAGTAATGAGGCCGCTGGACAAGAACACTGCTGGAGGATTCGACCCCAAGCCATTTGTCAAAGAG GTCTTCTCCTCAACATTGAAAAGGCTAAAAGCTACAGACATCGACCAGGAAGTGAAAGAGCGGGCTATTTCCTGCATGGGTCACATGGTCTGTCACCTGGGTGACCACCTGGGGGCAGAGCTAAAGGGTGTCCTTAGCATTTTTTTGGAGAGGCTGAAGAATGAAATCACAAGACTGACCACAGTGCGGACCTTCACCCTGATCACATCATCTCCACTCAAG ATTGACTTATCCTCCATTTTGCCTGAAGCCTTGTCAGTGCTGGGCTCTTTCTTGCGTAAAAACCAGAGAACACTCAAGTTGGGGACGTTGGCGTGTTTAACTGCTTTAGTCACACATCAAACCTCCAGCATCAAACCTGCAGCACTGGAGCCAGTCCTGAGTGAACTGCCCCTTCTAGTGGATGAGAGCGACATGCACGTGTCTCAG TTGTCCATCACTCTGCTGACCTGTATGACCAAAgcctgcccctcctctctggCAAAGAtcagctcctctgtgctccctgGAGTCTTCAAACTGGTCCACTCCCCACTGCTTCAAGGAGGAGCactggcagccattttggacTTCCTCCAGGCTCTGGTGCTTTCCAAAACAAGTAACCTCGGATTTAG TCAGCTGCTGAAGTCCCTGATGGAGCCCTTCCACAGTCCCCAGTGCCTGTCAGACATCCACAGACAGTCGTACCACTCTGTCGCCCGCTGTGTGGCTGCGCTGTGCTCTGTCTGCTCCAAAGACACACCAGGGACAGTCTCCAGCCTCATACAACAG GTGAAGAGCCACAATTCCCCGGAGTCGGCTCGGGTCCTGGCCGTGCTGTGTCTGGGGGAGGTGGGGAGGAGCGGCAGTCTGGGAGGCAGTAAGGAAGTCCAGGCAGTCATCCTAGAggccttctcctcctccagtgaAGAG GTAAAGACTGCAGCGTCCTGTGCTCTAGGCAGCATGGCAGTGGGCAGTTTGAATGACTACCTCCCCTTCATGTTAAAAGAGATTGCCTCACAGCCAAAGAGACAGTACCTGCTGCTCCACTCACTCAAAGAGGTCATCAG tgcttGTCCAGCCCGCAGCCTCTTCCCACACTTGGAGTCCATCTGGGCCCTGTTATTTCAGAACGCCCAGTGTCCAGAGGAGGGAACCAGGAACCTCATAGCTGAGTGCCTGGGAAAGCTCACTTTGGTCAACCCGGATCAGCTCCTTCCCAGACTCAAAAAGCAACTCACGGGAG GATCTGCTCTAGCCCGTAGCACAGTGGTAACAGCTGTAAAATTCACTATTATTGACCAACCCACGGCCATTGACACACTGCTGAAGGACTCCATAG GGGACTTTTTAGCTACTCTTAAAGATGAGGATATCAATGTGCGGCGCGTGGCTTTGGTCATGTTCAACTCTGCAGCTCATAATAAACCGTCTCTCATTCGGGGGCTCCTGCCAAAGGTTCTGCCCCATCTGTACCAAGCGACACAGATCAGAAAGGACCTGATTAGAGAG GTGGAGATGGGTCCATTCAAACACAAAGTAGACGATGGCCTGGACGTCCGTAAAGCAGCGTTCGAGTGCATGTACACCCTGTTGGACAGCTGCCTCGAAGggctggatgtactgcagtttcTGGACCACGTAGAGGAAGGACTCAAAGACCATTATGACATCAGG ATGTTGACCTTCTTGATGCTGGCAAGACTAGCCTCCCTGTGCCCTGCTGGTGTTTTACAACGATTAGACCGATTGGTGGAGCCACTGAAGGCCACATGCACAACAAag
- the sec13 gene encoding protein SEC13 homolog yields the protein MVSVINTVDTSHEDMIHDAQMDYYGTRLATCSSDRTVKIFDVRNGGQILVADLRGHEGPVWQVAWAHPMFGNVLASCSYDRKVIIWKEENGTWDKMYEYTGHESSVNSVCWGPYEFGLILACGSSDGAISLLTFTGDQQWDIKKIPNAHTIGCNAVSWAPAVVPGSLIDQPTGQKPNYVKRFVSGGCDNLVKLWKEEEGQWKEDQKLEAHSDWVRDVGWAPSIGLPTSTIASCSQDGRVFIWTCDDPAGNTWSAKLLHKFNDVVWHVSWSITGNILAVSGGDNKVTLWKESMDGQWACISDVSKGQGAVSTITDTQQNEQ from the exons atg GTTTCCGTAATTAACACAGTGGACACGTCCCACGAAGATATGATC CATGATGCCCAAATGGATTATTATGGAACCCGGCTGGCCACTTGCTCCTCTGATCGAACAGTAAAGATTTTTGACGTTAGAAATGGAGGACAGATCTTGGTAGCAGATCTTAGAGG CCATGAGGGTCCAGTGTGGCAGGTAGCGTGGGCTCATCCAATGTTTGGCAACGTCTTAGCGTCTTGCTCCTATGACCGAAAAGTTATTATTTGGAAAGAGGAGAATGGTACATGGGACAAGATGTATGAGTACACAGGGCATGAGTCATCAG tAAACTCAGTCTGCTGGGGTCCCTATGAATTTGGTTTAATCTTGGCCTGCGGCAGTTCGGATGGAGCCATTTCCCTTCTCACATTTACGGGTGATCAGCAGTGGGACATAAAGAAGATTCCCAATGCACACACA ATTGGTTGCAATGCTGTGAGCTGGGCCCCTGCTGTTGTCCCTGGCAGCCTAATTGACCAACCTACAGGACAGAAGCCAAACTATGTCAAACGTTTTGTCTCCGGTGGCTGTGACAATCTTGTCAAACTTTGGAA GGAAGAGGAAGGTCAGTGGAAGGAGGATCAGAAGCTGGAAGCCCACAGTGATTGGGTCAGAGATGTTGGCTGGGCTCCTTCTATTGGACTGCCCACCAGCACCATCGCCAGCTGCTCTCAG GATGGGCGTGTGTTCATCTGGACATGTGATGACCCAGCTGGAAACACGTGGTCAGCCAAACTGCTGCACAAGTTCAATGATGTTGTGTGGCATGTGAGCTGGTCCATCACCGGGAACATCCTGGCTGTGTCTGGAGGAGATAATAAG GTGACATTGTGGAAGGAGTCCATGGACGGTCAGTGGGCCTGTATAAGCGACGTCAGCAAAGGCCAAGGAGCCGTATCCACCATCACAGACACACAGCAGAACGAACAGTGA
- the LOC117370870 gene encoding deoxyribonuclease-1-like, protein MKIAAFNGKNLGIKKVTNNTVVKYLTKILSRYSVVVVLEVMDKSGKAMQMLLEKLNSLSANKKRPYLMVSSCPLGRDSYKEQFVCFYRKDEVSLRACYQYEDNQIGDKDAFAREPFVLRFTCPTTVVKDLVLIPVHTKPEDSLKELDELHDVVQVIRDTWGSNNIVILGDFNADGRYLSKRKLETIRIRSETYHWLIQDDVDTTSSNYNDNTYDRIVVYGEKMLHAVVPGSAKTFNFQKEFKLDDDTALSISDHYPVEVSLKTGPKKLPVPVKRRTPKSCDHQYTGKKRSAPVKRKCPKKTRGRSTEGSKSPAKRRRVQKR, encoded by the exons atgaaaatTGCAGCCTTCAATGGTAAAAACCTGGGAATCAAGAAAGTCACAAACAATACAGTGGTGAAGTATCTCACCAAG ATCCTGAGTCGGTACAGTGTGGTGGTGGTTCTGGAGGTGATGGATAAAAGTGGAAAGGCCATGCAGATGTTACTGGAGAAGCTGAACAGCCTCAG CGCTAACAAAAAGCGTCCATATTTGATGGTGTCCAGTTGCCCTTTGGGACGAGACAGCTACAAGGAGCAGTTTGTCTGCTTCTACAG AAAGGATGAGGTGTCTCTGAGGGCCTGTTACCAGTACGAGGACAACCAGATCGGAGATAAAGATGCTTTTGCCCGAGAACCATTTGTCCTGCGCTTCACCTGCCCAACAACAG TTGTAAAAGACCTAGTTCTGATCCCAGTCCACACAAAACCAGAGGATTCCCTGAAGGAGCTGGATGAGCTGCACGATGTGGTTCAAGTCATTAGAGATACGTGGGGTAGCAAT AACATAGTGATTTTAGGCGACTTTAATGCAGATGGACGTTATCTCTCCAAAAGGAAACTTGAAACCATCAGAATCCGCTCCGAGACGTACCATTGGCTGATCCAAGATGACGTCGACACTACAAGCAGTAACTATAACGACAACACTTACGACAG GATTGTGGTGTATGGAGAGAAGATGCTACACGCTGTTGTACCTGGTTCAGCCAAAACATTTAACTTCCAAAAGGAGTTCAAACTAGATGATGACACA GCTCTCAGCATCAGTGATCATTATCCCGTGGAGGTGAGTCTCAAAACTGGTCCAAAAAAACTCCCTGTGCCTGTGAAAAGAAGAACACCAAAATCTTGTGACCATCAAT ACACTGGAAAGAAGCGATCTGCCCCAGTTAAGAGGAAATGTCCAAAAAAGACGAGAGGACGGTCCACTGAGGGGTCCAAATCACCGGCCAAGAGAAGACGTGTCCAGAAGAGATAA